In the Hermetia illucens chromosome 1, iHerIll2.2.curated.20191125, whole genome shotgun sequence genome, TGAAATATACTTCGCCCGAGTTCACTTAGCTACTGCCCAGGCGGAACACAAATCTTCTCTCGTCCCATCCATATCCAAACTCATCTCGTTCGTACACATAAATAATTTATCGGCGTTGTTCTGTAACAATCAGAGAAACACTGTAAACTTGTTAAACAAACAAGGAATGGGTCGCAAAGTTGTTAATTGGTTACGCATCTCTATCCATGGGCTCAGTTACAGACCAAGAGATACTTTGCTCTTGCACTTCGAATTAATTAACGTGTAACATAGTCTAAGTAAGTTTTGTGGTTTTTGCTCCCTGCAGATACTTCTGAATCTTGGTTATGTTCTAGATTTTATGTTTTAGTGAGCGGAAAGTGACGAAGCAAAAATGCTTTTGAAACTGAGATGTAGCATTTATCCGAGGAAATTCTGTCCGGGTTTGTAACTGAATTTCAATTGCAGAAAAATACACTCTGGCTTTCTGCTTATTAAATTGCCATCTTTCGAATTCGGGGTTAATTAAACCAGTTGAATGACGGTATGTCGCTGCAAAGTTGACGATGGTATTGTCTGCCGTTGTGTCCTAGTTACCAGTTGCTAATCCAAACTGATTACTTGCCTGCTGTACTCAGCTCTTTTGCGCAAACACAATCACGAATTGACGGACTGTTGACTCGAGCTGTAGGAAATAGATACTCATCCAAAATCATTCCGGAATGTTATCTACATATATCACTCAGCTAGGGGCCGTATTTGGTTTAAAAATGGATGATCCATACGTGCGCGAATCACTTCGGACTTGTCCGAATTATCTTATATTCTGGTAAAACCTGGTCTGgaaccttttatttgattcaCCCGATCTCCAACTgagtattttaattttataatttattgtttatttataGGCGGACGAAATCCAATTATGCAATACAATAAACGTAGGGACATTAATAGGCTAAGTTTGTCGTTAAATATTCATGAGTTTAATATCCATAcagtcgggaatatttttaaagaACAAAACCGCGCCAGTGGAAGATTTAGCTCAAAGCAATTTTGATTATTCATTAAGCGGGCTATTTGAATTTAGTACATATTTTGATGATACTTTGGAGAAAACGTTATTCTGTGTCTAGGCGGGTCTTACTTGTTAGCTTGCAGGTGTGGTAACTATAAATACCCTCATTAAAGGAATATGCCCATCTACCACCTACCCCATCCCACATAAATTTACTTAGTATACAAAGTCTAAAAATGCCCAAATGCCTCAGGACCAAATCCTGAGGCCCAAAGCGTAGGAGTGCGCAGTGGGAGGAAGATCGTTTCTTGATATGCTAAAAGATGCTAATGAAAAAGTAGACCGGGAAAACAGATTTGGCTCTTTCTCGCTTATTACTAGTAAGGTTACTCCATATCCAGGGAGGGTCGATGACATATTCTGTTTTCGCATTCAATCtgtattttattgatttgttaCATCATCctccgtcagcagcttgcattTAAGGACCTCAACATATATTATCAAACACTCCATTTAATTTTTGCCTtcagttttttcttcttcttttaggAACAATCACTGGCGGAAGTAATAAACACTTTAATAACCAGTCAAAAAGGAACTTCCAAATGGTAGTACAAAATAGATTTCGTAGCGAGTCAGAAGATAAGAGCGGGGACAATGAAGTTGAATTGGAATCTGCATTTATTTGCcacagtttttaagtgattCAACGGTGGATTTACGAATATTTTCCTTAgttaaaaaaagacaaaaagttgactgacggtttcatccaggacagaggcaactcatcagatgctgcctcacctctgccctgggagcagcgtcaccGAATGTAACGATAGATGGAaaatgctccacttaaatatagtCGCAAATACGTAATGGGTacgtgaggcaacgtctgatgagttgcctctgccctggacgaaaccgtcagtcaactttttgcctttttttgtaaacttgggtttaactcaaaaaaagaggagtccagggaactacaaaagagggagtaatttgctccccaagtggttcagtccgtcactaagtgagtgcggacttaggactcccagcatcctcaacaaaaaaaaaatattatttctttagctagttcctttaatttaattaaattaattttaaaagggTGTCAAATTAATAATTATGCTATTGGGACCCCATGGGaagtttacaaaaattattattgcAAATAATCACCGCAAAAGGAGTATGAAGCTTATAACAGATGAAACTCAATATTAGGATAGTAGAGTTAGAGTTAGAGTTCCTTCGAATGGAATGGGTACATTTCGATACCATCCAGAAACTAAACTCTCCCTCAAGCAAGCGGCTAAAATTGGTGCTTGATGTTCCCGATAAGTCATGACACGTGCCGATTGTTTGGAGCATCGTTTATCGAACAATCGTATGCTGCCATCGCTAAAACCAGCTGCCATTGTCTCATTGGGCGATGAGGATAAAACTCTTACAGACGACTCCGAGCCAGGGGGTATATCGTAAAAACGCATTTCTGATTCAATGTCCCAAATTCGCATGAAACGATTATTGCCTCCTATGCATAAATGCTGCGACTTTTGATGCCAGGTTGTCACGATTCCAGTAGGATCTATTGAGAATGGGAGGGTAACAATAGGATTCTGAATAATTTTGAAACTAGGTCCTACCCTTATTGCTCTTACTACACACGAACAAGCCTTGCCAGGCAGTTATCAAACGAGTGTCACCTTTCTCGGAAACAGGCTCCTAAACTCGTACAGTACCATCCGCGTAGCCAACCAGCACGAGTGGAAAATAGTGAGCATTGACAAATTCCAATGCTGTCACGCGTGCCAACTGACTGAGACTGTCGTTGAAAGAATTATTACCGCTACTGCTGCTTACACCACCCAATGTCCCAGAAGACATGACCAATGATTGAGGTGTAAATGAATAGGCGGTCCCACGATTCCAATCGTGTACAGACACCTTTTCCTTATAAGCCACCGCTATTTGGTTATCATACGGCAATAGCTTGACTATAGACGGAGTGAATTGGATCTTTGCAAACCTGCTGTCCTAAAAGAAAACGTATACTAAACCATCATCAGCCCCTCCAGGAGCataaacgattccgtagcttttatataagcaatactctcataaattttatcattataaaaatgaaatcatCCATCCTTCTTCTCTTGAGCGCGGGTAcgatttcacaatttttcttgctagaaaCCAATGTCCCTGATGAAGACATGAGGACTGTGAAAATCATTGACTTGGACAATAATGGCTGTAACCCTTTGGTGAAAAGTTGCGAGCGGAAACCGAAGTagtgttggctaccaacaagcGTGCACGAATTCggtcgtcataactgttattgTTTGTGATTTTCTATTCCAGATAGGATAAATCATATTATATTGTTCCCAGTGGACAagtgctgtttgatgttgttaccTTCAtagttggtgctgacgttgtccttatatattcattaatgttcgatctggatggaggcaggTGGCTTTGTATTTGATGAAGAGGTGGCGCAATCGATGGTCATATTCCGATATCTTCTTCATAGACCACTGCAGAGAGAAAAACTAACCTTTTCTTCTTTTGCCTCGACTGAAGTTTCCTTGGGGCTATTCGGCCCACCAAGATAGCTGAACTTTTCAtgctttattattattctgttaagggaaagacgcaccgtgtcctttgcgttcttaaagaactattgtgccccctttaatggttataatgtacctattgatcatagaatctcaagcaggcctataaccgtcaggaactttaatatgt is a window encoding:
- the LOC119646136 gene encoding regulatory-associated protein of mTOR-like, whose protein sequence is MKDSRFAKIQFTPSIVKLLPYDNQIAVAYKEKVSVHDWNRGTAYSFTPQSLVMSSGTLGGVSSSSGNNSFNDSLSQLARVTALEFVNAHYFPLVLEPVSEKGDTRLITAWQGLFVCSKSNKDPTGIVTTWHQKSQHLCIGGNNRFMRIWDIESEMRFYDIPPGSESSVRVLSSSPNETMAAGFSDGSIRLFDKRCSKQSARVMTYREHQAPILAACLRESLVSGWYRNVPIPFEGTLTLTLLS